One region of Micromonospora ureilytica genomic DNA includes:
- a CDS encoding D-alanyl-D-alanine carboxypeptidase family protein: protein MRAALLAATTSAVLLAPVPVGATGASAAPTVRCPRVPASAASRPPRPSPPPAVPAQRVVGGAALDTAGLVVPAGATAPPRVTATSWLVADLDSGQVLGGCGPHEYGTPASVQKLLLAATMLPRLDPKQMVTVTDADMNIEPGSSAVGLVAGGRYTIETIWLGLLLNSGNEAANALARLGSGTDSAAGVRAMNERAHQLGALQTHAVTPSGLDGKGQFTSAYDLALIARACFAEPTFRRYALTEQTSIPAQPAQRTKGFEIQNENQLIYRYPGALGGKTGFTDLARHTYVGAAERGGRRLVVTVLGAESAPVRGWEQGAALLDWGFTLPRDAAVGRLVEPGELTATPSAAPSALAAPGAPRPAAASGPARTGSGWLWSVIVVSGATVVALWGGLLWRRRRRMP, encoded by the coding sequence ATGAGAGCTGCGCTGCTGGCGGCCACGACGTCCGCCGTCCTGCTCGCTCCCGTGCCGGTGGGTGCGACGGGAGCGTCCGCCGCGCCGACGGTGCGCTGCCCCCGGGTCCCGGCGTCGGCGGCGTCCCGCCCGCCCCGGCCGTCGCCCCCGCCCGCCGTCCCCGCGCAACGGGTGGTCGGCGGCGCGGCGCTGGACACGGCCGGCCTGGTCGTGCCGGCCGGCGCCACCGCGCCGCCGCGGGTCACCGCCACGTCGTGGCTCGTCGCCGACCTGGACAGCGGCCAGGTGCTCGGCGGCTGCGGCCCCCACGAGTACGGCACGCCGGCGAGCGTGCAGAAGCTCCTGCTGGCGGCCACCATGCTGCCCAGGCTCGACCCGAAGCAGATGGTCACCGTCACCGACGCGGACATGAACATCGAGCCCGGCTCGTCGGCCGTGGGCCTGGTCGCGGGCGGCCGGTACACCATCGAGACCATCTGGCTCGGGTTGCTGCTCAACTCCGGCAACGAGGCCGCCAACGCGCTGGCCCGGCTCGGTAGCGGGACGGACAGCGCCGCCGGCGTACGCGCCATGAACGAGCGGGCACACCAGCTCGGCGCGCTCCAGACGCACGCGGTCACCCCGTCCGGGCTGGACGGCAAGGGCCAGTTCACCAGCGCGTACGACCTGGCGCTGATTGCGCGGGCCTGCTTCGCGGAGCCGACCTTCCGCCGGTACGCGCTGACCGAGCAGACGTCGATTCCGGCCCAGCCGGCGCAACGCACCAAGGGCTTCGAGATCCAGAACGAGAACCAGCTCATCTACCGGTACCCGGGGGCGCTCGGCGGCAAGACCGGCTTCACCGACCTGGCCCGGCACACCTACGTGGGGGCGGCGGAACGCGGCGGACGGCGGCTGGTGGTGACAGTGCTGGGCGCCGAATCGGCACCGGTACGCGGCTGGGAGCAGGGCGCGGCCCTCCTGGACTGGGGCTTCACGCTGCCCCGGGACGCCGCGGTGGGCCGGCTGGTCGAGCCCGGCGAGCTGACCGCCACCCCGTCGGCGGCACCGTCCGCGCTGGCGGCACCCGGCGCGCCCCGGCCGGCGGCGGCCAGCGGACCCGCGCGTACCGGCTCGGGGTGGCTCTGGTCGGTGATCGTGGTCAGCGGCGCGACGGTGGTGGCGTTGTGGGGCGGCCTGCTGTGGCGTCGGCGCCGTCGGATGCCCTGA
- a CDS encoding MerR family transcriptional regulator → MDVASKDRLRAVDLAATVGISVQQVRNYVELGVLPPVRRTASGYRIFTTEHARALTVARRLAEGHGWSRTREIMAAVHGGDLPAALAALDGGHAELDRERAEIRRVLGAFETVLAGPPAARPAPRHGARIGEVAALVGVRTSQLRLWEERELLRPGRTPGTNYRVYDEAELRAAQVIALLRRGAYPFEIIAAVLGELRTTGSAQRVRAELGRREQELHTRSLRRLRGSAALHDYLRGRGDVG, encoded by the coding sequence GTGGACGTCGCCTCGAAGGATCGACTGCGCGCCGTGGACCTGGCGGCCACCGTCGGGATCTCGGTGCAGCAGGTGCGCAACTACGTCGAGTTGGGGGTGCTGCCGCCGGTGCGCCGCACCGCGAGCGGTTACCGGATCTTCACCACGGAGCACGCACGGGCGCTGACCGTGGCGCGGCGGTTGGCCGAGGGGCACGGCTGGAGCCGTACCCGGGAGATCATGGCGGCGGTGCACGGGGGTGACCTGCCGGCGGCCCTGGCGGCGCTCGACGGCGGCCACGCCGAGCTGGACCGGGAGCGCGCCGAGATCCGCCGGGTGCTCGGCGCGTTCGAGACCGTGCTGGCCGGTCCACCGGCGGCCCGGCCCGCGCCACGCCACGGCGCCCGCATCGGCGAGGTCGCCGCCCTGGTCGGGGTCCGGACCTCGCAGCTGCGTCTGTGGGAGGAGCGCGAGCTGCTGCGGCCGGGCCGCACCCCGGGCACCAACTACCGGGTGTACGACGAGGCGGAGCTACGCGCGGCGCAGGTCATCGCGTTGCTGCGCCGAGGCGCGTACCCGTTCGAGATCATCGCGGCGGTGCTGGGCGAACTGCGGACCACCGGCAGTGCTCAGCGGGTCCGCGCCGAACTGGGCCGCCGCGAGCAGGAGCTGCACACCCGTAGCCTGCGTCGACTGCGGGGCAGCGCCGCCCTGCACGACTACCTGCGCGGCCGCGGCGACGTGGGTTGA